In Helianthus annuus cultivar XRQ/B chromosome 3, HanXRQr2.0-SUNRISE, whole genome shotgun sequence, a single window of DNA contains:
- the LOC110930853 gene encoding glycosyltransferase BC10 produces MISSPSPWIPTLTLLLLSLPIIFFFTSHILPPPPPPILSLPDELDDLTLFRRAAAVDSHPTHKPISRLGSTNRKPKIAFLFLTNTPLHFAPLWERFFNPNNSVQIKNLYNVYVHSDPTVKPYVKPPGGVFSQDRFIPAKQTFRGTATLIAAARRLIAAAIIDDPDNMFFTLVSQHCIPLYSFQFVYNSLFEINDHQVAELKGLKYKSFIEIIDQDVNLWDRYTARGNNVMTPEVKFENFRVGSQFFTLTRRHGLMVVKERRLWKKFRLPCLRPQSCYPEEHYFPTFLSNVDPDGCAGYTLTRVNWTDSVNGHPHTYYPSELSPELIFNLRRSSFALPYMFARKFSPDCLKPLMEMADEVIFRD; encoded by the coding sequence ATGATTTCATCACCATCTCCATGGATCCCCACACTCACCCTTCTCCTCTTATCCCTCCCAATAATCTTCTTCTTCACTTCCCACATcctccccccacccccacccccaataCTCTCCCTCCCTGACGAACTCGACGATCTCACCCTCTTCCGCCGTGCTGCCGCCGTCGATTCCCACCCGACCCACAAACCCATTTCACGTCTCGGATCCACCAACCGAAAACCCAAAATCGCCTTCCTCTTTTTAACAAACACCCCTCTCCACTTTGCCCCTTTATGGGAAAGATTCTTTAACCCCAACAATTCTGTTCAAATCAAGAATCTTTACAATGTTTATGTTCATTCTGACCCTACTGTTAAACCCTATGTTAAACCCCCAGGTGGGGTTTTTTCACAAGATCGGTTTATTCCCGCGAAACAAACGTTTCGGGGTACTGCAACCCTAATCGCCGCCGCACGCCGCCTCATCGCCGCCGCGATTATTGACGACCCGGATAACATGTTTTTCACCTTGGTGTCTCAACATTGCATACCCCTTTATTCGTttcagtttgtgtataattcttTGTTTGAGATTAATGATCATCAAGTGGCTGAGTTAAAGGGTTTGAAATATAAAAGCTTTATTGAAATAATTGATCAAGATGTTAACTTGTGGGATAGGTATACTGCTAGAGGGAATAATGTGATGACCCCTGAAGTAAAGTTCGAAAATTTTCGTGTGGGTTCGCAGTTTTTTACGCTTACGAGGCGGCATGGGTTGATGGTGGTTAAGGAGAGGAGGTTGTGGAAGAAGTTTAGGCTGCCGTGTTTGAGACCGCAGTCTTGTTATCCGGAAGAGCATTATTTTCCGACGTTTTTGTCCAATGTGGATCCGGATGGGTGTGCTGGGTATACGTTGACTCGGGTTAATTGGACGGATAGTGTTAATGGACACCCGCATACTTATTATCCGTCTGAGTTGTCGCCGGAGTTGATTTTTAATCTTAGGAGGTCTAGTTTTGCTTTGCCTTATATGTTTGCGCGGAAGTTTTCGCCGGATTGCTTGAAGCCGTTGATGGAGATGGCTGATGAAGTCATTTTCCGGGACTGA
- the LOC110930852 gene encoding protein IQ-DOMAIN 31 — protein MGVSGKWIKTLLGIKKTEKSDDNETRTLSFGKLRHRRRNSVEINNNIFRAGLVEGGHSNADPYITNLPSTSNKMQDPSQTREEWAAIRIQTAFRGILARRALRALKGLVRLQALVRGHAVRKQAALTLRCMQALVRVQARVKARRVCLSLDQSSHQQQLQNEAHVQETEVGWCDSVGSVEEIQAKLIKRQEAAAKRERAMAYALAHQWQARSRQQTTQSGFEPDKSNWGWNWLERWMAVRPWENRSLDINRRDEIKIQEKGYAKQEQLHHIKNPLFVTSNRQSEFPMEKIGQSQFDGVDSFPVKSTSMLESPDMVCVNPKSNSFVDSVNEPSLRPRVGSRLHSNQGKKQSSLPSSGKTGQGLGGQMAGQHGKSAARTLSI, from the exons CTTCGGAAAGCTTCGGCACAGGAGAAGGAATTCTGTAGAAATCAATAACAATATTTTTCGTGCTGGATTGGTTGAAGGTGGGCATAGCAATGCTGATCCATATATTACCAATTTACCCTCCACTTCAAACAAAATGCAAGATCCATCGCAAACCAGAGAAGAATGGGCAGCTATACGAATCCAAACTGCCTTTCGAGGAATTTTG GCTAGGCGGGCCCTCAGAGCTTTAAAAGGGTTGGTGAGACTACAAGCTCTTGTGAGGGGGCATGCTGTGAGAAAACAAGCTGCACTAACTCTTCGTTGTATGCAAGCATTAGTCAGGGTTCAGGCCCGTGTTAAGGCTAGGCGTGTTTGCCTTTCGTTAGATCaatcaagccatcaacaacagcTTCAAAACGAGGCCCATGTTCAAGAAACTGAG GTAGGATGGTGCGATAGTGTTGGTTCAGTTGAAGAAATCCAAGCGAAGTTGATAAAAAGACAGGAAGCTGCTGCCAAGCGTGAGAGAGCCATGGCGTACGCTCTTGCTCACCAg TGGCAGGCAAGATCAAGACAACAGACAACTCAATCTGGATTTGAACCGGATAAAAGTAACTGGGGTTGGAACTGGCTGGAACGATGGATGGCGGTCCGTCCATGGGAAAACCGTTCTCTTGACATTAATAGAAGGGATGAAATCAAGATTCAGGAAAAAGGATATGCTAAACAAGAGCAATTACACCACATCAAAAACCCGTTATTCGTTACTTCAAATCGTCAATCAGAATTTCCAATGGAGAAAATCGGGCAATCTCAGTTTGATGGAGTTGACTCTTTCCCTGTAAAGTCAACTAGCATGCTGGAATCACCTGACATGGTGTGTGTCAATCCAAAGTCAAACTCATTTGTTGACTCGGTCAATGAGCCGAGCTTGAGACCTCGTGTCGGATCCAGACTCCACAGTAATCAGGGAAAGAAGCAAAGTTCTTTGCCTAGTAGTG GCAAAACGGGGCAAGGACTCGGGGGTCAAATGGCAGGTCAACACGGTAAATCTGCCGCAAGAACATTGAGCATTTGA